In a single window of the Aridibaculum aurantiacum genome:
- a CDS encoding SRPBCC family protein — protein MIATENATITVEVSVNAPIEKAWLYFTDAKHIVNWYFATDEWHSPRAENDLQPGGKFTTRMEAKDGSFGFDFAGSYTKVEEHSTIEMRLDDGRMVNITFTQEGDTTHVVETFEPEPTHPIDIQSAGWQAILNNFKKYIEAPPKGEKLTFEATIDAPVEKVYATMLDEQHYQTWTAAFNPSSCFQGSWEKGSKILFIGTDEQGNKGGMVSRIKENIPNSFVSIEHLGILQGEQEIISGPEVESWAGALENYSFTEQDGKTLLSIEMDSNEEFKQYFQDTWPKALNILKTICEG, from the coding sequence ATGATTGCTACAGAAAACGCTACAATTACCGTAGAGGTTAGTGTCAATGCTCCAATAGAAAAAGCCTGGCTATACTTTACAGATGCCAAACACATAGTCAATTGGTATTTTGCCACAGACGAATGGCATAGTCCGCGAGCCGAAAACGACCTGCAGCCCGGAGGTAAATTCACTACCCGCATGGAGGCTAAAGATGGAAGTTTTGGTTTTGACTTTGCCGGATCATACACCAAAGTAGAAGAACATTCTACTATAGAAATGCGATTAGATGATGGCAGGATGGTGAACATAACTTTCACCCAGGAAGGCGACACCACTCATGTAGTAGAAACTTTTGAGCCAGAACCCACTCACCCTATAGATATTCAAAGTGCAGGTTGGCAAGCTATACTCAACAATTTTAAGAAGTATATAGAGGCGCCACCTAAGGGTGAAAAACTAACTTTTGAAGCCACCATTGATGCACCTGTAGAGAAAGTTTATGCTACCATGCTCGATGAACAACACTACCAGACGTGGACAGCTGCATTCAATCCTTCTTCATGCTTTCAAGGGTCGTGGGAGAAAGGTTCTAAGATCCTCTTTATAGGAACAGACGAGCAAGGAAATAAGGGCGGCATGGTTAGTCGCATAAAAGAAAATATACCTAATTCATTTGTATCAATAGAACACCTGGGAATACTGCAGGGCGAACAGGAAATAATCAGTGGACCAGAAGTAGAGTCATGGGCAGGCGCATTAGAGAATTATTCCTTTACCGAGCAGGACGGCAAAACTTTACTCTCTATAGAAATGGATTCTAATGAAGAATTCAAGCAGTATTTTCAAGATACCTGGCCAAAGGCATTAAACATTTTGAAAACCATTTGTGAAGGATAA
- the yiaA gene encoding inner membrane protein YiaA: MEQKHNFKPSAAFIGASWAALLIGVTAYLIGLWNAEMELNEKGYYFTVLMFGLFSAISVQKSIRDQMEGIPVTNLYYGISWFTTILSVVLLTVGLWNADLLRSEKGFYAMSFVLSLFASIAVQKNTRDMRIAELDDSFKSQPFVHHHHDGSRHE; encoded by the coding sequence ATGGAACAAAAGCACAACTTCAAACCTTCTGCAGCATTTATTGGCGCCTCATGGGCAGCATTACTTATTGGCGTTACAGCTTATCTCATAGGGTTATGGAACGCCGAAATGGAATTAAATGAGAAAGGTTACTACTTCACTGTTTTAATGTTCGGATTGTTCTCAGCCATATCCGTTCAGAAATCTATCCGCGACCAAATGGAAGGTATACCCGTAACCAACCTGTACTATGGCATTTCATGGTTTACCACCATCTTATCCGTTGTTTTACTTACTGTAGGATTATGGAACGCTGACCTGTTGCGCAGCGAGAAAGGGTTCTATGCTATGTCTTTTGTGCTGAGTTTATTTGCATCTATTGCTGTGCAGAAAAATACCCGCGACATGCGCATAGCTGAACTTGATGATAGTTTCAAAAGCCAGCCTTTCGTGCATCATCACCACGATGGTTCCAGGCATGAGTAG
- a CDS encoding DUF1572 family protein yields the protein MEAIQLLPTLTKYFETYKTLAEKAFQQLDEEHFFFRPVGQSNSIAIIIQHMYGNAMSRFTNILTGDGEKEWRKRDAEFEAMDVSKQDLMDFWKTGWQTVFNALGALTEDDLGKTVYIRSEPHTVLEALHRQLTHYSYHVGQIVLLAKMQKEDFTSLSIPKAKAPGNG from the coding sequence ATGGAAGCAATTCAACTACTGCCTACACTTACCAAATATTTTGAAACATATAAGACACTTGCAGAAAAAGCTTTTCAGCAATTGGATGAAGAACATTTCTTTTTCAGGCCAGTTGGTCAGAGCAATAGCATTGCCATCATCATTCAGCATATGTATGGCAATGCCATGAGCCGGTTTACCAATATTCTTACCGGAGATGGCGAAAAGGAATGGCGCAAACGTGATGCAGAATTTGAAGCAATGGATGTATCCAAACAAGACTTAATGGACTTTTGGAAAACAGGCTGGCAGACCGTCTTCAATGCACTTGGCGCATTAACAGAAGATGATCTTGGTAAAACTGTTTATATACGTTCAGAACCACATACTGTGTTGGAAGCGTTGCATCGCCAGCTTACGCATTACAGCTATCATGTTGGGCAGATTGTTCTGCTTGCAAAAATGCAGAAGGAAGATTTTACCAGCTTGAGTATTCCTAAAGCTAAGGCACCGGGTAACGGTTAA
- a CDS encoding PAS domain-containing sensor histidine kinase: protein MNDMYSATAGNELVYARLFNAMPGSSILIKTSAFQFTIIASSDEYSQQTGISKEALVGNSLFEVFPSNPVNGEDKLQASFKQVMATGSAHDIPVQRYDIPGLNGTKEQYWKIRNSPVTGDTGEVEYIIHTTVDITEQIVAEQKVEAGKGIEKAYHFFMTAPVIIGYVSGHDYIIELANDSLLEVWGKTSDVIGKPLTTALPELAEQGFTQLLDEVVVTGNPFYAHEYPIKLIRNGVEEVLYFDFVYKPYYENGGTGRASGVISVGHDVTQQVKARQTVAETSEELQLAIDIADLGTFRLDLVNNLATSSQKVNEWFGHDKQGYSREEGFNAIHPEDRPRVDKVIASTLQSEAASRHDVTYRIVHPTTGIIRHMRSFGKTMFNEEGKPYLILGIIQDVTAQMLHQKQLEENEARLQEKVLERTLELEHLNNELKRSNADLEEFAYAASHDMKEPIRKIRFFTDRLENQLKETLTKDQSHLLERIQQAARRMNTLIEDLLTYSHISRGVSAVELVDLNENVQNVLEDLELEIEEKGAIIKIDQLPSIKGHKRQIQQLFENLLGNALKYSKPATKPELHISAMPAQVMNLPIIRKEDSSKQFYQVIVKDNGIGFEQENAEKIFNVFTRLHGNAEYKGTGVGLSIAKKVAENHGGYIWAESAPGEGATFKILLPAE from the coding sequence ATGAACGATATGTATTCTGCAACTGCAGGTAACGAATTAGTGTATGCGAGGTTGTTCAATGCAATGCCGGGCAGTAGCATCTTAATAAAAACCTCGGCGTTTCAATTTACCATTATTGCCTCCAGCGATGAATATTCTCAACAAACAGGCATCTCAAAAGAAGCATTGGTAGGCAATTCTCTTTTTGAAGTATTCCCTTCTAATCCAGTAAATGGTGAGGATAAACTACAGGCCTCTTTCAAACAAGTAATGGCTACCGGCTCTGCTCACGATATACCTGTACAGCGTTATGATATACCCGGTCTTAATGGAACTAAAGAACAGTATTGGAAGATCAGGAACTCTCCTGTGACTGGCGATACTGGAGAGGTTGAATATATCATACATACCACAGTAGACATAACGGAACAAATAGTAGCAGAGCAAAAAGTAGAAGCCGGCAAAGGCATAGAAAAAGCCTATCATTTCTTCATGACGGCGCCTGTGATCATTGGCTATGTAAGTGGCCACGACTATATCATTGAATTAGCAAATGATAGTCTACTGGAGGTTTGGGGAAAAACATCTGATGTAATAGGCAAACCTTTGACAACCGCTCTTCCTGAACTTGCTGAACAAGGTTTTACGCAATTGCTGGATGAAGTAGTTGTTACTGGTAATCCTTTCTATGCACATGAATATCCTATAAAGCTTATCAGGAATGGCGTAGAAGAGGTTTTGTATTTTGATTTCGTTTACAAACCGTATTATGAAAACGGTGGAACAGGAAGGGCTAGCGGAGTTATAAGTGTTGGTCACGATGTAACGCAGCAGGTAAAAGCCCGGCAGACTGTGGCTGAAACCAGTGAAGAATTACAATTAGCCATTGACATCGCGGATCTCGGAACTTTTCGCCTGGACCTGGTGAATAATCTAGCTACCAGTTCGCAAAAAGTAAATGAATGGTTTGGGCACGATAAACAAGGCTACAGCAGAGAAGAAGGCTTTAATGCTATTCACCCTGAAGATCGGCCAAGAGTGGACAAGGTCATTGCTTCCACTTTACAATCAGAAGCTGCCAGCCGGCACGATGTAACGTACAGGATTGTACATCCTACCACTGGCATTATTCGCCACATGCGTTCTTTTGGAAAAACCATGTTCAACGAAGAAGGGAAACCCTACCTGATACTTGGGATTATTCAAGATGTAACTGCACAGATGCTTCACCAGAAACAACTGGAAGAAAACGAAGCAAGGCTGCAGGAAAAAGTGCTGGAAAGAACACTGGAACTGGAACACCTGAATAATGAACTAAAGCGATCAAATGCTGACCTGGAAGAGTTTGCATATGCAGCAAGCCACGACATGAAAGAGCCTATCCGAAAGATCCGCTTTTTTACAGACCGGCTAGAGAACCAGTTAAAAGAGACACTAACAAAAGATCAATCTCATTTACTCGAACGTATACAACAGGCTGCACGGCGCATGAATACATTGATTGAGGACCTGCTTACCTACTCGCACATCAGTCGAGGTGTTTCAGCAGTTGAACTGGTAGATCTGAACGAGAATGTACAGAACGTACTGGAGGACCTTGAGCTCGAGATAGAAGAAAAAGGCGCTATCATCAAAATAGATCAGCTGCCTTCTATAAAAGGACACAAAAGGCAGATACAGCAACTGTTTGAAAACCTGCTGGGCAATGCGCTTAAATATTCTAAACCTGCTACCAAACCTGAACTTCATATTTCAGCAATGCCTGCGCAGGTAATGAATTTACCCATCATCAGGAAAGAGGACAGCAGCAAGCAGTTCTACCAGGTTATTGTGAAGGATAATGGTATTGGCTTTGAGCAGGAGAATGCTGAAAAGATCTTCAACGTTTTTACACGCCTTCATGGCAATGCTGAATACAAAGGCACTGGTGTAGGATTATCTATAGCTAAAAAAGTAGCAGAGAATCATGGCGGCTATATATGGGCAGAAAGTGCGCCTGGCGAAGGTGCTACTTTCAAAATTTTATTACCAGCTGAATAA
- a CDS encoding synaptic vesicle VAT-1 family membrane protein, with translation MQQRKVYRMPKAGSIKNLQLVTEALEQPKAGEVCVQVKAIGLNFADIFAMQGLYSATPPGSFIPGLEFAGEIISIGNGVHNLKVGDRVMGATKFGGYVSHININQRYVIPLPGDWSFEEGAGFLVQGLTAYYALTKLGNLQPGMNVLIHSAAGGVGIMANRICKKIGAYTIGTVGSARKVDFLLNEEGYDDVIVRDKNFAAKLQDALNNRPLQLVMECIGGDILRASWDAMAPMGRMVAYGSASFTSHTASPNYPKLIWKFLRRPKIDPLRLPSQNKSLMGFNLIFLYEQTDLMLDMLAELQALQLRPQHVGHIFSFNEMHDAIRLFQKGETMGKVVVKVDEHI, from the coding sequence ATGCAACAACGAAAGGTGTACAGGATGCCCAAGGCAGGATCAATTAAAAACCTGCAACTGGTAACAGAGGCATTGGAGCAACCAAAAGCAGGTGAAGTATGCGTGCAGGTAAAAGCCATCGGGTTGAACTTTGCTGACATCTTTGCCATGCAAGGTTTGTATAGTGCCACACCTCCAGGTTCTTTTATACCCGGGTTAGAATTTGCTGGTGAAATCATTTCCATAGGCAATGGCGTGCACAATTTGAAAGTAGGTGACCGTGTGATGGGTGCTACCAAGTTTGGAGGCTATGTTTCTCACATCAATATCAATCAACGATATGTGATACCCTTACCGGGAGATTGGAGCTTTGAAGAAGGTGCAGGATTTCTTGTGCAAGGACTAACTGCATATTATGCTCTCACCAAACTCGGCAACCTGCAGCCGGGCATGAACGTGCTTATTCATAGCGCTGCCGGCGGTGTAGGCATCATGGCCAATCGCATTTGTAAAAAAATAGGTGCGTACACTATAGGCACTGTCGGTTCAGCACGTAAAGTTGATTTTTTACTGAATGAAGAAGGCTATGATGATGTGATCGTGCGGGATAAAAATTTCGCAGCCAAATTACAGGATGCACTCAACAACCGGCCGCTTCAGCTGGTTATGGAATGTATAGGTGGCGACATACTACGCGCAAGCTGGGATGCTATGGCTCCTATGGGCAGAATGGTAGCATACGGCAGTGCAAGTTTTACCAGCCATACGGCTTCTCCTAACTACCCAAAGCTTATCTGGAAGTTTTTGCGACGGCCTAAAATTGATCCCCTGCGTTTGCCTTCGCAGAATAAATCGCTCATGGGTTTCAACCTGATCTTCCTGTACGAGCAAACAGACCTGATGCTGGATATGCTGGCTGAACTACAGGCGCTTCAACTAAGGCCACAGCATGTGGGTCATATTTTCTCTTTCAATGAAATGCATGATGCGATCAGGCTTTTCCAAAAAGGTGAAACAATGGGTAAGGTGGTGGTGAAAGTGGATGAGCATATATAA
- a CDS encoding glycosyltransferase family protein, translating into MKILYAIQGTGNGHICRAKEIIPLLQLNHDVDVLVSGTQADVHLGHDVKYSFNGLSFIFGKKGGVDLLDTYKKSRLRKLFKEINELPVEEYDLILNDFEPVSAWAAYIKRKPCIALSHQAAVLHPAAPQPKAFDPVGKAILKSYAPSTAQYGFHFTPYDRHIFTPVVRNDVRQLPVENQGHYTVYLPAYDDKRILKVLKKVKHVQWQVFSKHNKKPVEDGNVIIKPIENGSFLQSMASSEGVLCGAGFETPAEALYLQKKLMVIPMKNQYEQQCNAAALEKMGVPVIKSLKDKHLPAIMDWIENGSVVLVNYADNTKEILNIILQKHANDAVAKKLGKDSRLAYFRDFRKLAVKRLMKQLQMR; encoded by the coding sequence ATGAAGATATTGTACGCTATACAAGGCACCGGAAATGGACATATATGCAGGGCCAAAGAGATCATACCGCTGTTACAACTCAACCACGATGTAGACGTGCTGGTAAGTGGTACGCAGGCCGATGTGCACCTGGGGCATGATGTGAAGTATAGCTTCAATGGACTTAGCTTCATCTTTGGTAAAAAAGGCGGTGTTGACCTGCTGGATACTTACAAGAAAAGCAGGCTGCGAAAGCTTTTTAAAGAGATCAATGAACTGCCTGTAGAAGAATATGATCTTATACTAAATGATTTTGAACCTGTATCTGCATGGGCAGCTTACATCAAGCGGAAGCCTTGCATAGCACTTAGTCACCAGGCTGCAGTATTGCATCCTGCGGCACCGCAACCAAAGGCTTTTGACCCTGTAGGTAAGGCGATCTTAAAAAGTTATGCGCCTTCTACGGCTCAATATGGTTTTCATTTCACCCCGTATGATCGTCACATTTTTACACCCGTAGTACGCAATGATGTACGGCAGTTGCCTGTAGAAAATCAGGGGCATTATACCGTTTACCTCCCTGCTTACGATGATAAGCGAATACTTAAAGTTTTAAAGAAGGTAAAGCATGTGCAATGGCAGGTATTCAGCAAGCACAATAAGAAACCAGTAGAAGATGGAAATGTAATCATCAAGCCTATAGAGAACGGATCTTTTTTACAAAGTATGGCCAGCAGTGAAGGTGTGCTTTGCGGAGCTGGTTTCGAAACACCAGCCGAAGCCTTGTACCTGCAAAAAAAGCTGATGGTGATACCTATGAAGAACCAGTACGAGCAACAATGTAATGCAGCAGCACTCGAGAAAATGGGTGTGCCTGTAATAAAAAGCCTGAAAGACAAACACCTGCCGGCAATCATGGATTGGATAGAAAACGGTAGCGTAGTGCTGGTGAACTATGCTGATAATACCAAAGAAATTCTCAACATAATCCTGCAGAAACATGCTAATGATGCGGTAGCAAAAAAGCTTGGTAAAGACAGCAGGCTAGCATACTTCCGCGACTTTAGGAAGCTTGCAGTAAAGCGGTTAATGAAACAACTTCAAATGCGATAG
- a CDS encoding VOC family protein has product MASVSTYLNFANKTEEAFTFYKSVFGGEYSGTGIYRFRDIPPSDELPPLPEAELDLVMHVELPILDGHKLMGTDAPASMGFTLAAGNNVHINLQPDTREETKRLFDKLSEGGKVTQELQDMFWGDYYGSCTDKFGINWMFNCSEKP; this is encoded by the coding sequence ATGGCAAGCGTTAGTACCTATCTCAATTTTGCAAACAAAACAGAGGAAGCTTTCACTTTCTACAAGTCGGTTTTTGGTGGCGAATATTCCGGCACCGGCATTTACCGCTTTCGTGATATTCCTCCATCAGACGAATTACCTCCACTACCGGAGGCTGAACTGGACCTGGTAATGCATGTAGAGCTGCCGATACTTGACGGACATAAATTGATGGGAACCGATGCACCTGCATCTATGGGGTTTACACTGGCGGCAGGAAATAATGTTCACATAAATCTTCAACCAGATACGAGGGAAGAAACCAAACGTTTGTTTGATAAGCTTTCCGAAGGAGGAAAAGTGACGCAGGAATTGCAGGATATGTTCTGGGGAGATTACTATGGAAGTTGTACCGATAAGTTTGGCATTAACTGGATGTTCAATTGCAGTGAAAAGCCGTAA
- a CDS encoding isoaspartyl peptidase/L-asparaginase family protein → MKFICFIISISLSLGLCAQPAVTAKQVPTNKKPVLVIHGGAGTILKSQMTPEREAAYKAGMMEALGVGYNILKNGGTSLDAVEATVKVLEDNPLFNAGKGAVFTAAGTNELDAAIMNGADLKAGSVAGITTIKNPITAARAVMEKTEHVMLMGKGADDFAKSAGCESVDPSYFFTEARFRGLQNARRNDSLKSINELVPKQEASLKQASNNDYKYGTVGAVALDSKGNLAAATSTGGMTNKKFGRIGDAPIIGAGTYADNATCAISCTGWGEYFIRLVMAKSISDRMAFGKQTLKQASNEMVMKKLPELGGDGGLVAVDKDGNIAMPFNTAGMYRGYVDKNGKMVVEIYK, encoded by the coding sequence ATGAAATTTATTTGCTTCATCATTTCTATATCTCTTTCACTTGGTTTATGTGCACAACCGGCAGTTACAGCAAAACAAGTTCCAACAAACAAAAAGCCTGTGCTTGTAATACATGGTGGTGCTGGTACTATCCTGAAATCACAGATGACACCAGAGCGTGAAGCAGCTTACAAGGCAGGAATGATGGAAGCCCTGGGTGTAGGCTATAACATCTTAAAGAATGGCGGAACCTCTTTAGATGCGGTGGAAGCAACGGTGAAAGTACTGGAAGATAATCCTCTGTTCAATGCCGGTAAAGGCGCCGTGTTTACAGCTGCTGGAACAAACGAATTGGATGCAGCCATTATGAATGGAGCAGACCTGAAAGCCGGTTCTGTTGCCGGTATCACCACTATCAAAAATCCTATTACTGCTGCCAGGGCGGTAATGGAAAAAACGGAACATGTGATGCTAATGGGTAAAGGCGCTGATGATTTTGCAAAAAGCGCAGGATGTGAGTCTGTAGATCCGTCATACTTCTTTACCGAAGCAAGATTTAGAGGACTACAAAATGCACGACGCAATGATTCTCTTAAATCAATAAATGAATTAGTACCTAAACAAGAGGCTTCCCTTAAGCAAGCCAGCAACAATGACTATAAGTATGGTACCGTTGGTGCCGTAGCACTGGACAGCAAAGGCAACCTTGCTGCGGCCACCAGTACCGGTGGAATGACCAATAAGAAGTTCGGTCGCATAGGTGATGCTCCAATCATTGGTGCAGGTACTTACGCTGATAATGCTACCTGCGCTATCAGCTGTACAGGTTGGGGTGAATATTTTATCCGCCTGGTGATGGCTAAATCTATAAGCGATAGAATGGCTTTCGGTAAACAAACACTCAAGCAAGCCAGCAATGAAATGGTGATGAAAAAATTACCAGAACTAGGTGGCGATGGTGGATTGGTAGCAGTAGATAAAGATGGCAATATTGCCATGCCTTTTAATACAGCGGGAATGTACCGCGGCTATGTAGACAAGAATGGTAAGATGGTGGTGGAGATCTACAAGTAG
- a CDS encoding UDP-2,3-diacylglucosamine diphosphatase, which translates to MTKHKRHVDVLVISDVHLGTYGCRAKELLHYLKSIKPKTVVLNGDIIDIWQFSKSYWPKSHMKVVKHIMGWVSKGVKTYYVTGNHDEMLRRFVGMKFGSFRIVNKVVLPLPGDKHAWIFHGDVFDVTMQHSKWLAKLGAVGYDTLIIINSIANFISEKVFRKGKLSLSKKIKNSVKSAVKFINDFEQTAADIGISNGYDYVVCGHIHHAEMRTISNANGSITYLNSGDWIENLSALEYTNGQWDIYRFDEAQHIDMIMQQEKEDEEPNYNQLFHKMMKEFNLMR; encoded by the coding sequence ATGACAAAGCATAAGCGGCATGTGGATGTATTGGTGATCTCTGATGTACATCTTGGTACCTATGGCTGTCGCGCCAAAGAATTGTTGCATTACCTGAAAAGCATTAAGCCGAAGACGGTAGTGCTCAATGGGGACATCATCGACATTTGGCAGTTCAGCAAAAGCTATTGGCCAAAGAGCCACATGAAAGTGGTGAAGCACATCATGGGGTGGGTAAGTAAAGGGGTGAAGACCTACTATGTTACTGGCAATCACGATGAGATGTTACGCCGCTTTGTCGGAATGAAATTCGGGTCCTTCAGGATAGTTAATAAGGTGGTGCTGCCACTGCCCGGTGATAAGCACGCATGGATCTTTCACGGCGATGTATTTGATGTAACCATGCAGCATAGCAAGTGGCTTGCGAAACTTGGCGCAGTAGGCTACGACACGCTAATCATCATCAACAGTATAGCCAATTTCATTTCTGAAAAAGTTTTCAGAAAAGGCAAACTGTCTCTCTCCAAGAAAATTAAGAACAGCGTAAAGTCTGCTGTAAAATTCATCAACGATTTTGAACAAACTGCTGCAGACATCGGCATCAGCAATGGCTACGACTATGTAGTATGCGGTCATATTCACCACGCAGAGATGCGCACCATTAGCAATGCCAACGGTAGCATTACCTACCTCAACTCCGGTGATTGGATCGAGAACTTATCTGCACTTGAATACACCAATGGTCAGTGGGATATCTATCGCTTTGATGAGGCTCAGCATATTGATATGATCATGCAGCAGGAAAAGGAAGATGAGGAGCCCAATTACAACCAGCTATTTCATAAGATGATGAAAGAATTCAACCTGATGCGATGA
- a CDS encoding Crp/Fnr family transcriptional regulator — MYHNLEQVVLSKHEHLVKEGKTCRHLYFLQHGALRGYYNIDGKDTTYWFAFENDFATSFHSFTTQQPAIENIQLLEGSVLWAISKDNLTKLLEQYHEIERLVRIVYEKYYLRLEERFVNAQFKTATERYQEMLLATPHIVERVPLGHIASYLGISQETLSRIRSRL; from the coding sequence TTGTACCATAATCTTGAACAAGTTGTTTTATCTAAACATGAACACCTTGTAAAGGAAGGGAAGACGTGCAGGCATCTTTATTTTCTACAGCATGGAGCATTGCGGGGCTACTACAACATTGATGGTAAAGACACTACTTATTGGTTTGCATTTGAAAATGATTTTGCTACTTCATTTCACAGCTTTACTACGCAGCAGCCTGCAATAGAAAATATCCAGCTGCTGGAAGGAAGTGTGCTTTGGGCAATATCAAAAGACAACCTTACAAAGCTCCTTGAGCAATACCATGAGATAGAAAGATTGGTGAGGATCGTTTATGAAAAGTATTACCTGCGGCTGGAAGAGCGATTTGTAAATGCACAATTCAAAACAGCAACTGAAAGATACCAGGAGATGCTTTTAGCCACTCCTCATATAGTGGAGCGTGTACCGCTTGGGCACATAGCTTCCTATCTAGGTATCAGCCAGGAAACGCTTAGCCGTATACGCAGCAGGCTTTAA
- a CDS encoding GH1 family beta-glucosidase has translation MEDKFSWGVSTAAYQIEGAHNIHGKGASIWDVFANTPGKTHGNQHANVSCDFYHHYAQDIALMAQMNISNFRFSLSWSRIIPGGTGAVNPDGIDFYNKVIDFCLDLGIEPWVTLYHWDLPYSLELKGGWTNREIINWFTVYVQLCLKLFGDRVKHWMILNEPMVFTGAGYFMGIHAPGRKGLTSFLAAAHHAALCQAEGTRAARAIRSDATIGTTFSCSLIEPYTSSDNDQYAATKLDALANRMFVEPLVGKSYPVKDFKLLNRLENFVKDGDEAKLAANVDFIGIQNYTREKVTHSYMVPLLWAKVVKASKRSVDHTLMDWEVYPPAIHSMLHQFSSYGKPLIVTENGAAFNDIILNNAVHDHQRQQYLQMHIEQVLKAKQEGVDVRGYFVWTLLDNFEWAEGYRPRFGLVHVDFKTQKRVIKYSGHWYANFLQSHGESALQLSRTA, from the coding sequence ATGGAAGATAAATTTTCGTGGGGAGTGTCTACAGCAGCCTATCAAATAGAAGGTGCACATAACATCCATGGCAAAGGTGCTTCTATATGGGATGTATTTGCCAATACACCTGGTAAAACGCATGGCAATCAACATGCAAATGTTTCCTGCGATTTCTATCATCATTATGCGCAGGACATAGCACTGATGGCGCAGATGAATATTTCCAACTTCAGGTTTTCGCTTTCCTGGAGCAGGATCATTCCTGGTGGTACCGGCGCAGTGAATCCGGATGGTATAGATTTTTACAATAAGGTCATCGACTTCTGCCTTGACCTTGGCATTGAGCCGTGGGTAACGCTTTACCATTGGGATCTGCCTTATTCTTTAGAATTAAAAGGCGGCTGGACAAATCGTGAGATCATTAACTGGTTTACGGTTTATGTACAGCTATGCCTAAAACTATTTGGTGACAGAGTAAAGCACTGGATGATCTTGAATGAACCAATGGTTTTTACCGGCGCAGGTTATTTCATGGGCATTCATGCACCGGGGCGTAAAGGCCTCACTTCTTTTTTGGCTGCAGCGCACCATGCAGCCTTGTGCCAGGCAGAAGGAACACGTGCTGCAAGAGCTATACGCAGTGATGCTACCATCGGCACTACTTTCTCCTGTTCTTTGATAGAACCCTATACGTCTTCTGATAATGATCAATATGCAGCTACCAAACTAGATGCTTTAGCCAATCGCATGTTTGTAGAGCCGCTGGTAGGTAAAAGCTACCCGGTAAAGGATTTCAAGCTGCTAAACAGGCTGGAGAATTTTGTAAAAGATGGAGATGAAGCAAAGCTTGCGGCCAATGTAGATTTCATAGGAATACAGAATTACACACGCGAAAAAGTCACTCATTCTTACATGGTACCATTGCTGTGGGCCAAGGTGGTGAAAGCGAGCAAAAGAAGCGTAGATCATACACTGATGGATTGGGAAGTCTATCCACCCGCCATACATTCAATGCTGCATCAATTCAGTAGTTATGGAAAGCCTTTAATAGTAACTGAGAATGGTGCTGCCTTCAATGACATCATTTTGAATAATGCCGTTCACGATCACCAGCGGCAGCAATATTTGCAAATGCATATAGAGCAAGTGCTAAAAGCAAAACAGGAAGGGGTAGATGTGCGTGGCTACTTTGTTTGGACACTGCTAGACAATTTTGAATGGGCCGAAGGATATCGTCCGCGTTTCGGGCTTGTGCATGTTGATTTTAAAACACAAAAGCGCGTGATAAAATATTCAGGACATTGGTACGCCAACTTTCTGCAGAGCCATGGTGAAAGCGCGCTTCAGTTAAGTAGAACAGCATAA